A region of Cucumis melo cultivar AY chromosome 2, USDA_Cmelo_AY_1.0, whole genome shotgun sequence DNA encodes the following proteins:
- the LOC103494224 gene encoding monothiol glutaredoxin-S10-like, with protein sequence MAATVSMRKILTASAAMVCAVAIASLCRASSSPESFIKNAIASHQIVIFSKSYCPYCRRAKAVFKELNKVPHVVELDQRDDGSALQNALSVLFGRRTVPQVFIDGKHIGGSDDTVEAYESGELSKLLGIKEDHKADLSPTGAALSRKPLLQPGNRIVSMAATVVTMRMRMIPTVRAMASSSPESLFVKKTIASHQTVIFSKSYCPYCETAKAVFKDLNKVPHVVELDQRDDGSAIQDALSALVGRHTVPQVFIDGKHIGGSDDTVEAYESGELSKLLGIEE encoded by the exons ATGGCGGCGACGGTGAGTATGAGGAAGATTTTGACGGCATCAGCAGCTATGGTCTGCGCCGTAGCCATAGCGTCTCTATGCAGGGCCTCATCTTCCCCAGAATCATTCATCAAAAACGCCATCGCCTCTCATCAGATCGTCATTTTCTCTAAGTCCTATTGCCC GTATTGTAGAAGGGCAAAAGCTGTTTTCAAGGAATTGAACAAAGTTCCTCATGTTGTTGAGCTGGATCAAAGAG ATGATGGCAGTGCCCTTCAAAATGCTCTAAGTGTACTCTTTGGAAGGCGGACTGTACCTCAAGTGTTCATAGATGGAAAACACATTGGTGGATCAGATG ATACTGTCGAAGCATATGAGAGTGGGGAGTTGAGTAAACTACTAGGCATCAAGGAAGACCACAAAGCCGATCTT TCGCCGACGGGAGCAGCCTTATCGAGAAAACCTTTGTTGCAGCCGGGAAATCGTATTGTATCAATGGCAGCCACGGTGGTGACAATGAGGATGAGGATGATACCCACGGTACGCGCCATGGCTTCATCTTCACCTGAATCACTCTTCGTCAAGAAAACCATCGCCTCCCACCAGACTGTCATCTTCTCCAAATCCTATTGCCC GTATTGTGAAACGGCAAAAGCCGTTTTCAAGGATTTGAACAAAGTTCCTCATGTTGTTGAGTTGGATCAGAGGG ATGATGGGAGTGCCATTCAAGATGCTTTAAGTGCACTTGTCGGAAGGCACACTGTACCTCAAGTTTTTATCGATGGAAAACACATAGGTGGATCAGATG ATACTGTTGAAGCATATGAGAGTGGAGAATTGAGTAAACTCCTGGGTATTGAGGAATAG
- the LOC103494221 gene encoding uncharacterized protein LOC103494221: MEQQQKKKKKLYSHSHISTSKTKRKRQPHFDFDVNTTFSLLLAAVSTPHNPYSVFLLPKCLTHLHSALLPQSPHPLQTLPSPILSLLPLLILSERQGIASCAAEIVGAASLLSLRTNEVIALDDGVVRALISVLGCSKRRVALAACNAVLDLSTTSFGRQRLVEFSAIQRLIFSFLQVSASTGMSVSIGTVYVENSAILKAGYEGDELLISILNAAIVLINTCHFKHLEKIPSYHLKAFMGFLKNLWIEVRIKMIQINEIECSQEQFDMSNISTNDLAASIFRLSMSTDQISRVFPVEKVKILLGLSGSNFEEFMASHWEASPCLMQKSSRINEEADFIGSFVGSITSIEKIHSFISPMLGRLVSCSPIASDELDIHNFLEEARTELGFPLIYQQDIRVLRTDQCLKREIHFFQKNFEPCCIKGPHFLKLHDALKCEEAFKEGYTIALRGMEFRHEKIAAISNTLASLFGQPSVGANMYLTPPGSQGLTRHYDDHCVFVCQLAGSKQWTVFSPPRIRLPRLYDFHEFPSCSEVESALAVGRQFFLREGDVLYIPRGFLHEARTVSGGPDGSSLHLTFGIEVEPPFEWEGFVHTAVYSWNWSHNPKQCDTLFGTMSVQLLHFAIWLISVSDHNFRKACLVAACSLPSETNDRLGLIQKTTFSRLLDKISSESKFSEVLAALKISVEKDEDPFHRMRWLRLLNVDGKESIKDDKWTMPSIGIRDLLSTCVNHREQIGTTFVEVKSRFCREVRFKNAVECYQKLLKRFRKVRSQYTNGMISLH, from the exons ATGGAGCAGCAgcagaagaaaaagaagaagcttTATAGCCATAGCCATATCTCTACTTCCAAAACCAAACGAAAGAGACAACCCCATTTCGATTTTGATGTCAATACcactttctctcttcttctcgCCGCCGTCTCTACTCCTCACAATCCCTACTCTGTTTTCTTGCTTCCCAAATGCTTAACCCACCTCCATTCCGCTCTTCTTCCTCAGTCCCCTCACCCTCTTCAAACTCTTCCTTCTCCAATCCTTtcccttcttcctcttctcaTTCTTTCCGA GCGCCAAGGGATTGCTTCTTGTGCTGCTGAGATCGTGGGTGCTGCTTCGCTTCTCTCCCTTCGTACGAATGAGGTGATTGCTTTGGATGATGGGGTTGTGAGGGCTTTGATCTCTGTCTTGGGGTGTTCTAAGAGAAGGGTTGCGTTGGCTGCTTGTAATGCTGTTCTGGATTTGTCCACCACGTCGTTTGGGCGGCAACGCTTGGTGGAGTTCTCTGCCATCCAGCGTCTTAT ATTTTCATTTCTTCAGGTTTCAGCTTCTACAGGGATGTCGGTTTCCATAGGCACTGTATATGTCGAAAATTCTGCAATTTTGAAGGCAGGATATGAAGGAGATGAGCTTTTAATATCAATTCTGAATGCAGCTATAGTTCTGATTAATACTTGTCATTTCAAACATTTGGAAAAGATACCAAGCTACCATCTGAAAGCATTCATGGGTTTTTTGAAAAATCTATGGATAGAAGTGCGTATTAAAATGATACAAATTAACGAAATTGAGTGCTCGCAGGAGCAATTTGATATGAGCAACATTAGCACCAATGATTTGGCTGCGAGTATTTTTAGGCTTTCCATGAGTACCGATCAAATTAGCAGAGTTTTTCCTGTGGAGAAGGTTAAAATTTTATTGGGTTTAAGTGGGTCAAACTTTGAAGAATTCATGGCGAGTCACTGGGAAGCTTCACCATGCCTCATGCAGAAATCCTCAAGAATAAATGAAGAAGCTGATTTTATCGGGTCATTTGTTGGGTCCATAACCTCAATTGAGAAAATTCATTCCTTTATTTCACCAATGCTTGGAAGATTAGTTTCTTGTAGTCCTATTGCCTCAGATGAGCTAGACATACATAATTTCTTAGAGGAGGCAAGAACTGAATTGGGATTTCCTTTAATTTATCAGCAAGATATACGGGTCCTCAGAACAGATCAGTGTTTGAAAAGAGAGATACATTTCTTTCAGAAGAATTTTGAGCCATGCTGCATAAAGGGTCCTCATTTCTTAAAGTTACATGACGCTCTAAAATGTGAAGAAGCTTTTAAAGAGGGTTATACAATTGCTCTGCGTGGCATGGAATTTCGGCATGAGAAGATTGCTGCTATTTCAAATACTTTAGCATCTCTGTTTGGTCAACCATCTGTAGGTGCTAATATGTACTTGACACCTCCAGGTTCTCAAGGTTTGACTCGTCATTATGATGATCATTGTGTGTTTGTATGCCAGCTTGCTGGAAGCAAGCAGTGGACAGTTTTTAGTCCACCAAGGATTCGTTTACCTCGCTTGTATGATTTTCATGAATTCCCAAGTTGTTCGGAAGTTGAGAGTGCATTGGCAGTTGGAAGACAATTCTTCCTAAGAGAGGGTGATGTATTATATATTCCTAGAGGATTTCTTCACGAGGCTCGTACTGTAAGTGGTGGTCCTGATGGGTCTTCCCTACACCTTACATTTGGTATTGAGGTTGAACCTCCTTTTGA GTGGGAAGGATTTGTTCATACTGCAGTCTATTCTTGGAATTGGAGTCATAACCCAAAGCAATGTGATACTTTGTTTGGAACTATGTCTGTACAACTACTGCACTTTGCAATTTGGTTAATTAGTGTCTCTGATCATAACTTTCGAAAGGCTTGCTTGGTAGCAGCATGTTCTTTGCCCTCAGAAACTAATGACAGGCTTGGCCTGATCCAGAAGACTACTTTCAGTAGATTGTTAGATAAAATCAGTAGTGAGTCAAAATTCTCGGAAGTGCTTGCTGCTCTAAAAATTTCAGTTGAGAAAGACGAAGACCCCTTTCATCGCATGAGATGGCTCAGACTTCTCAACGTAGATGGAAAAGAAAGCATCAAAGATGATAAATGGACCATgccttcaattggtattagagATCTGTTATCTACTTGTGTTAATCATAGAGAACAGATAGGAACTACATTTGTGGAGGTAAAATCTAGATTTTGTAGGGAAGTAAGATTTAAGAATGCTGTGGAGTGCTACCAAAAGTTGCTCAAGAGGTTTAGAAAGGTCAGAAGTCAATATACGAATGGAATGATTTCGTTGCATTGA